In the Hevea brasiliensis isolate MT/VB/25A 57/8 chromosome 8, ASM3005281v1, whole genome shotgun sequence genome, GGACAGAAATTTTGGATTAATCTGCAGTAGTGGTCATTGTTACCTCCGCGCATCATTTTGGTAGGGATCATTGGCCTACAGTAGTGCAAGATCATGTGTATTGTAATTAAACACaaagtttataattaaattttgagatgtaTAATAAATGTGCACATTTTGTAAATGAATGTAACGAAGGAAATTTATGTATAGAAATTGATGCGAATAGATAAGGAAATGTGAGTTGTGATtttgaaattattataaatttgagACTTTCTAATGTGGATAATTTTAACAGGACAATTCTTTAACAAGTGAAATACTAATAATACGggaaaactcttgcagtttccatttaaaattttcttgatTAAATTATGATAGAATTAAATTGATCATCAATTGAGTAAGATACAATTAGTTGCTTTGACACAGAATGTGACATTTTTTgcttagctacactgtagatggggtAAGAGGGTATTACGATGAGAGGTAGTTTCATCTATAGAGTGGTTTAGGATTTTCACATTATTGATTCTTATTTACATTTAGTTATATacacttaatttaattaaaaattaatatattattgaaATAATAGTGAgtgttattataaaatataagaaatcctaatataaatacatatttttttttatttctaattaacCCTGATATATctaacaattatatatatatatatatggcttaAAGAGGGTGATCAACGCATCTCGACCTAAAGAGGGTGATCAACGCATCTCGACCGTAGTAACCATTTGAAGATTGCTGAATGATTTCTATAAAGATAATATTCGTCTTAATTTATAAgctaattagtttataaattttgaaaataaagtTATAtgcttatttataataatttttaaatttctaaattaaatttataagttaaaaaaaataataagagatTCAACTTTTCATTTTATTGTTTATAAGTCATGTTCTTGTaagttaatttaataaaatattttattatattattcacatttaatttttaaaattttatatataaatttatatattaatcattttaataataaaaatgcttataaattattttttaccatCACTTATAATTATTTTAACTGAATACATaataacttaaaatttttaaataattataagctcaaattaacttataaacaCTAGACACTTATAGattgattttataaattaaactaaaaaccttCTAGTGTCAAACACATGCATAGCAAATTCATAACATAATAGATCTATTGGGAATAAATCATTtaaaaaacaaatcaaaagaattCTCATACAATCATACATAAattctatttcttttaaaataaaaaattttttaaattaaaagaataaattCTTTCattctaaatataaaaattaactaaaaaaaatcaattgaatcgAATTCCTACAAAATTCTACATTCTAAACGAAGGATATAATATTTCATGCATCTTCCATACTAGGATTCAACTTGTTCAATGATGGAATGAAGAAAGCAACCGCTGATAAAATACAAGCTGCTTTGGCATTCAAATATCAGAGAAAGGTCCAAGATGCTGCAATAGGCATGCATGACAGGTGGAAAGGCCGAACATaaccattaaaataaaaataaaaataaccatCCTTGTTGAGAATATGCCTAAACAATACAAGCACCTTAATAATTGACAGGAAAATGGAAAGCTAATTTGGATGGTAAATGCAGACACCATTGCagtgccaaaacccaaaaaccaaaaattttaattgccAGGCCAAATTTATGTACAGAAGGACCAAAACGTAGCAACTACAGGACAAGAAAATGAGACTAAAATGGGCAAAAAGAAAGATAACTTCTTTTGAATCCTGGCCTTTGGCAAGCCACACATCATCGAGACAGCATTTCCAAAGATTTTACCCCCAATAACCAGTGAATTAAGAATAAAGAAGCACCCTTTCAAATCCTACATTTCAGAAGATTCACAGCTGGCAATCTTCAGTTTCAGCCTTTAGTTTCTCTGCAAAATGAAAGAATGGTGTGCAGAAGACTTCATCAATTTACATGCCACTGAAATGAAGGcaattcaatttcaatttatattcGCTGAAGCCCTGATAAATCATAAATGTTCAGGTTGTACAAAAAACATATATCTATACAGCATTCTAAAGAGATAGAGAGTGAGGGAAAGAAAAagaactaaaaataaataaaacaaaatgctTGCAGGGAACAAGCCGAAGCTGAAGATTGCCAACTTATGAGATGCTAATGCTTACACATGTACCAAGTCCAAAGGCGAAATCAACAAGGTTGCAGTCAATGCATGAACCTGCAGATGAAATGAATCCAGACTCCAGACCCAGGTCATAGGACAGAAGACTTGGAAAGTATTACCCTAACTGACTAACCGTAGCAGAATATTCAATGGATGCGGACTCATGACAATACTGAATCCAAAATTCCAACCTTCAAGCATGCCCTCTTATAAAtcacaaacaaataattaagggtGTGTTTGGTTTCAAAATTGATCTTATGTTTTTTGTTTTATGAAAACTAAAAACTGTTTttagttttttattatttatttgttcAAAACTGTTTTTCACCAGTATGCTTACGTAAATGAATTGttttttaagaaataataaatataaattttttattaatgacttttaacatatatatatatatatatatatatacacacaccttaattataattattatagataaataaattaatttaaacaaatttaagcaGTAGTATTTCCTCCACTATCTGTACTTATAAGTTGTAAAAAAGTATGTtcaaaaaagaaatatatatatatatatatataaagaagtaGTGCATAATATAGTAACCCATTATCTCCTTATGTTTTTTGTTTACCTAACACAACGTTGGAAAGTGGAAACCAAGATTTGTGGTTTTCAGCGTAACTGTTTTTGCTTTCAAAACGCTTCTAGACAAGTGATGAAAAAATAAACAGTAACAGATATTGCAGAATGtgtttcaattttttttcaaaaaagaaAGACAAAAGACCACACAAACCAAAACATTATCGAATGCACCCTAATGAAATGACTAGCAGTTTAGCTCACTCCGGTCGCCTGGCGACTTTCTAGTGAATAGCCTAAAACCCTAAATGTTGGGCACCTCTTACAAAACTCTCCTTATCCTCTGTACACAGGTATGGCATGCCAAATCCTGCTAACTCTACTGAACCCAAATCCAGATCCAGTTCCTCACTAATAACTATTCTTTTGTGCTAGCATGATTCCAAGAAGATCATTTCTGACACCAGTTTCTATGTTAGATTTTCTGAAGGACATCTGTAAGATTGATTTTTAAGAATAAACAGAGGCCTCATTTATGTTTGTACAATAGCATCCCCTTGGAATACTCATAAACTTCCATCTTTGAGGGGATAAACTCACTTTACGGCATCTGGAAGCCGAACACCTCTCTTGACAGTAATGGATCCAGAGATACAATATAAGTTGAAAGCATATATCCAAATATAAACAAATGCAAATTCTTAGTTAGACCAAGTGCAATCTTTATTAGAGAAAATGTTGATCTTTGAACTCAATCAAcagaaaagtgagagagaaggGAGGAGGGAAGAAAAAAAAGCTATGAGTAACATGATTTTCAAATAGAAAGCACTTCAACCACATGTCCACACGCAGACAAGGCATATTCTTCATTAATATACAGAAAATGGATTGCATTCCaacataattaaaaaagaaagagAACTGACATGGAGCAAGAAAAAGCTACCAACAAGAAgccacaaacaaacacaaaaggcAAAAAGAAAAACATGGGGTGCATAACAGAAGCATTATCATATCATCAGCAATGGGAAAACTCTAGGGGAAAAAAAAAGCAATTTATCTAACTGACCTTAATAGAGAATATGGATCATAGATGCTGCAAATGTCACATTTTATTTGGCATCATATATTTAGCTTTTTTCTCAGCCGGCTTCAAAATCTGAAAGGAGCACATCAGATTTTCATCTACACTCATCATAGCACCTGCATTATCAAATTCATCACAATAGTTAGGAGCTGAAAAAATAGTGACAAGCTGCCTTTCTGCAAAGAATTCATACCCATCCTCCACAACCTAAAACCCAGACAACCCCCAAACCAAAAAATAAGTGAGAGAGCACCTGCATTATCAAATTCACCACAATAGTTGGGAGCTGAAAAAATAGTGACAAGCTGCCTTTCTGCAAAGAATTCATACCCATCCTCCACAACCTAAAACCCAGACAACCCCCAAACCAAAAAATAAGTGAGAGAGAATCATGCTAATGTTCAGAAAGAGAAGAATGATACATAAACATAAGAAAAGGAGGTGAGCTAAAAGTAAATGACCTGATGTGCGCGACAGACAAGGTCTAAATCATGCTTTGTCAAGAATTCTGACACCTTATCAGGACCAAAAGTATATGAAACTCCTCTGTCATTCATTCCCCAACCTTTAACATCTCTACCAGGATCTGACCAGAGCAAATCACATAGTAAACCAGTGTCTGGAACTGCAGTTGGTCGAGGTAAATTTCTAATTTGATCCAAATTTGTCAAATCAGGGGAAAGACCACCATGCATGCACAATATTTTATCATCTACTAGAGCCGCAACAGGAAGATAGTTGAAACAGTCAGTAAAGAATTTCCAAAGCCTCACATTAAACCGCCGCTTGcattcatcataaaatccatatatCCGGTTTATTGATGCGCATTCATGGTTTCCTCTCAAAAGAAAAAAGTTTTCTGGATATTTAATCTTGTAGGCAAGCAAAAGGCAAATTGTTTCTAAACTCTGCTTGCCACGATCAACATAAtcccctaaaaataaataattggcTTCAGGAGGAAAACCTCCATACTCAAAAAGCCTTAGTAAATCACTATATTGCCCATGAATGTCACCTGAAATATAAAGAAGAATCTTTAGAAAGTCACATAAAACAAAGATAGGCAATTATTAGACTGAATTCCAATATATAATCACAGCATGGATCTTCCACCAAGACCACAGAGCTCAAACTAAAAAATTAATCTAAAGCATATAATACTTCAAAAAAAATGCCTAAAATGCCTTTTGTGAGACTTCATTAAATGCAGGAATCATATTGTGTTTtcaaaaatcaaacaagaaacaaGAAGTTTTGCGGGTATAGGTTGAGCTCTTTCATATCAAAAAATGTAATATCAAAACTCACAAGGCACTTAATCCTCTACATTAGTTGAACCTAAGGGTTTTTCGAATTTACATAAACTCCAAGTTGTTCACTTTTCCTCATCTAAACTCCAAGTTGTTCACTTTTCCTCACCTAGTTAGTCAGCAATGGAACAGTATATCAAACCGTCCAATCAAGTTTTTATACAATACAAAAAACAACCCAATAACACAAGACTTAAGTCGCCCGAATTTCAAACCGAAGCCTAATtccattcataaaaaaaaaaaaaaaaaaataattattgctAATATATATTAGATTCCACAGAAATGTACAATGCCAAGTACCAAACTTTGCAACAAATAAAACACACACAAAAAAACTCCCCAGTATATAATGATAAACAAATCAAACCACCCCTTTTCAACATACGTTATGCTCAACAATTCATCTTGCAGCAAAAAAACCCTCAACATAATCCCACAAAACCCTCAAAATCCAGACCAAAAAACTCAACATATAGATGTAAAAGTCGGCGCCTTCCATAAAAACGTACCGCAAATCTTAATAGGGGCTTCCAGCTCCAGCAAATTAGGCTGTTGCATGAAGATATCTCGAGAAGCCAAACAAAGCTGTTTGATCTCAACCTCCGAGAGCTGCACCTGCTTACCTGGCCTCGCTGATCGGACCTCCGTTAGCCGTTTGATGATATCATCCAGTACGGCAGGGTCCATCGACGCCTGCCCTTGCGTTGCCATCGGATCTTCTAATTCACCTCCTTCTCTACCTAAGAGCCCGATTCCTCCAAACAAAAAACCCTAgaaatcaaaatggctaaaaagtTCTTGACGATTATTTGGTCTTGGAGTCGTTATTGGTATGCCTTTTTTCAGTTTCGTGCCTTGGTGTGCTGTGCGCGTTCAAAAAACTCTCGCTTGTCGGGTGGGGCAGGgggacaataaaaataaaaataaaaataaaaagatgaaGGTATTTTCTCGGGAAAAAGAGTGGGAAAGaggaagaaaataataatttaaagatTTCTATAACCAGGGGACGGAGAAAATAAAAGTGTGAAAAATATAAAAGGAGACGGCTGCAATTTTTATGCGGCGGAGCTGCCTGTAATTTTTCCCTAAAAAATGATAACAATTATAGTTTAATAATATAGTCTTTAAAGTTTATTTCTATTAAAAAATATTCCTCTGTctacaaaaataaatttattttcttttttatttactcTAAATTAtgggtttttttttcttttcaaaataaatttatttattaactttTTCATGTACTCCTATTTAATAACataagttatttaatttttaaagcaaTTGAAGGAGAAGatatattaagaaaatattaaataaaaattattactttaattatattttcttaatttatgtGGAAGTAGGAACGCACCTATAatcattttcttaaaatttaatattaatcaaTCATGAATGAACATTTaatctaaatttaaaaaattatattattataaatattaaaattacataattaaatttttttaaaaaaataacttatctatgaaaaatattttttataaaaattattttataaaaaaatattttttattaaaattttttcattATTTAGTTGAAATGACAAATTGAtggtaaatatttttattatgtatGTGTAagtgtttttata is a window encoding:
- the LOC110659808 gene encoding serine/threonine-protein phosphatase PP1 isozyme 4 isoform X3; its protein translation is MATQGQASMDPAVLDDIIKRLTEVRSARPGKQVQLSEVEIKQLCLASRDIFMQQPNLLELEAPIKICGDIHGQYSDLLRLFEYGGFPPEANYLFLGDYVDRGKQSLETICLLLAYKIKYPENFFLLRGNHECASINRIYGFYDECKRRFNVRLWKFFTDCFNYLPVAALVDDKILCMHGGLSPDLTNLDQIRNLPRPTAVPDTGLLCDLLWSDPGRDVKGWGMNDRGVSYTFGPDKVSEFLTKHDLDLVCRAHQVL
- the LOC110659808 gene encoding serine/threonine-protein phosphatase PP1 isozyme 4 isoform X2, which translates into the protein MATQGQASMDPAVLDDIIKRLTEVRSARPGKQVQLSEVEIKQLCLASRDIFMQQPNLLELEAPIKICGDIHGQYSDLLRLFEYGGFPPEANYLFLGDYVDRGKQSLETICLLLAYKIKYPENFFLLRGNHECASINRIYGFYDECKRRFNVRLWKFFTDCFNYLPVAALVDDKILCMHGGLSPDLTNLDQIRNLPRPTAVPDTGLLCDLLWSDPGRDVKGWGMNDRGVSYTFGPDKVSEFLTKHDLDLVCRAHQVVEDGYEFFAERQLVTIFSAPNYCDEFDNAGAMMSVDENLMCSFQILKPAEKKAKYMMPNKM
- the LOC110659808 gene encoding serine/threonine-protein phosphatase PP1 isozyme 4 isoform X1, with the protein product MATQGQASMDPAVLDDIIKRLTEVRSARPGKQVQLSEVEIKQLCLASRDIFMQQPNLLELEAPIKICGDIHGQYSDLLRLFEYGGFPPEANYLFLGDYVDRGKQSLETICLLLAYKIKYPENFFLLRGNHECASINRIYGFYDECKRRFNVRLWKFFTDCFNYLPVAALVDDKILCMHGGLSPDLTNLDQIRNLPRPTAVPDTGLLCDLLWSDPGRDVKGWGMNDRGVSYTFGPDKVSEFLTKHDLDLVCRAHQVVEDGYEFFAERQLVTIFSAPNYCGEFDNAGAMMSVDENLMCSFQILKPAEKKAKYMMPNKM